The sequence below is a genomic window from Kitasatospora kifunensis.
GGTCCAGAGCCTTCTGGATCCGCTGCTCGGTCTTCGGCAGCCGCTTGCAGATGCCCTTGGCGCCGTCGCCGGTGGGACCGCTGGCGGGGGTGCTGACGGGGGCGCCGGTGGGCGTCGAGGTCGCGGCCTGGGCGGGGGCGGCTGCCACGAGCAGCGTGCCGCCGAGGGCGAGAGCGCCGAGGGTGGCGCCGGCCTTGCGGTAGGAAGGCATGTCGGACTCCTCCGGTCCTGGGGGTGTCCGGGCCCATGGGCGGCCCGGCTGAGCAGGACGGTAGAGGGGCTCTTTGTGGATTCCTTGTGAGTTGGCGGGTCCGGTCGATTCGGTGGGGCAGGCGTCAGGCCTCAGCCGGTGGCGCCGATCCAGTCCCGGCGGGCCGGCAGGGGCAGGGTGAGCGCCTCGGGGGAGACCAGCGGCAGCCTGACCTCGAAGCGGCAACCCGTGCCGCCTGGCGGTGTCGTTCCCGGTGGTGTCGTCACGGTCACCGAGCCCCGGTGCAGGGCCACTTGCTGGGCCACCAGGGTCAGCCCGAGGCCCGACCCCGGACTGTCCCGCCGACGGTGGAACCGGTCGAAGACGGCGGCGCGCTCCGCCTGCGCAATGCCAGGGCCCGCGTCGTCCACCGTCAGCACCGCGTGGTCGGCCTCGCGGTGCAGCGCCACCGCGACCCGGGCCGGCTGCCCCGGCAGATGCCCGTGCACGGCCGCGTTCAGCAGCAGGTTGTCGCAGACGATCCGCAGGCCCGCCTCCCAGCCGTACACCCGCAGTCCCGCGGCCGGCCCGCCCGGGTTCGGCAGGTCGACGGTGAGATCCAACTCCGGCCAGCGGCGGCGTAGTTCGCCGATCGCCGCGGTGACCGGCTCGGCCAGGTCGAGCGGTCCGAACGCCTCCTGCTCCACCAGGTCGCCGCGGGCCAGGGTGCGCAGCGCGGTGAGCAGGTCGAGCAGCCGGCGGTGGTCGGCGCGCAGGTCGGCGAGGATCTCGGCGCGGTCGGCGGCCGGCAGGTCGGGGTGGGCGCTGAGCACGTCCAGGTTGGTCTGCAGGCCCATCAGCGGGGTGCGCAGCTCGTGCGAGGCGGCCGCCGAGAACGAGCGTGCCGTCTCCAGCGCCTGGGCGGTGCGGGCGGCCTGGTCGTCGTAGCGGGCCAGCGCGCTGGTCAGTGCGGCGGCCAGCTCGTCCACCTCGCCGATCCCGCTGTGCCGGTGGTCGAAGTCGGCGGCCCCGGCCTGCGGGTCCAGCGCGGCGGCGCGCCGCCCGAGCCGGCTCAGCGGGGCGGTGGCCCGGCGGGCCAGCCCGTAGGCCAGCAGGCCGGCGATCGGCGCGGCCAGCAAGGTGACCAGGATGATCCGGCCGCGCACCGCGCTGACCTGCGAAGCCGTGGCGGAGGCCGGGGCGGCGACCCAGAGCGTGCCGGGGTTGGCGCCGACCACCGGGCGGGCCAGCACTCGCCAGGCCCGGCCCGCGGCCCGTACGGTCACCGGGCCCGCGGCGTTGGTCGTCGCGGGCGGCAGGGCCACCGCCGCGGGCAGTTGGCCCTCCGCCAGCAGCTCGTTCCCGCTCGCGTCGGCCACCTTGATGCCGACGTCCAGCGCGGCGCCGAGCACCTTCTGGTGTTGGTTCTGCTCGACCCTGCTCCGGCCCTGATGGTCGGCGTTGAGGTAGGCGCGGACGTACGGCAGCTCCACCTGGGCCCGGTCGCGCAGCTTGGCGTCCTGCTCGTTGCGCAGGTCGTGGGTGACCAGGCCGAGCAGCAGCGCGCTGGTGGCGAGCACCAGCAGCGGCAGCAGTACGGCGGCCCAGATCGCGATCCGGGTGGCGAGCCTCATCGCGCCGCCCCCGTCCCGGCGGCCGCCGCGCCGTCCGGCCCCGGTATCCGCAGCACGAAGCCCACCCCGCGCACGGTGTGGATCAGGCGCGAGCGCCCGCCCTCCTCCAGCTTGCGCCGCAGATAGCTGACGAAGGTGTCGACCGCGTCGGTGCGCACCTCGAAGTCGTATCCCCAGACCCGGTCGAGGAGTTGGTCCCGGGACAGGACCAGGCCGGCGTTGCGGGCCAGGTGCTCCAGCAGCTCGAACTCGCGGCGGGTCAGGCGTACCGGCTCGCCGTCGCGGCGCACCTCGCGGGTGGCGGGGGCGATCTCCAGCGGCCCGACCCGCAGCACACCGTCACCGATCGGCGGGCGGCGGCGCAGCAGGGCGCGCAGCCGCAGCACCAGCTCCTCCAGCGCGAACGGCTTGACCAGGTAGTCGTCCGCGCCGGCCTGCAACCCGGCCACCCGGTCGGCCAGCTCGTCCAGCGCCGAGAGCATCAGGACCGGGATGTCGCTGCCCTGCTCACGCAGTCGGCGGCAGACCTCGGTGCCGGCCAGGTCCGGCATCGAGACGTCCAGCACCAGCACGTCCGGCGGGTCGGCGGCGAGCAGCTCAAGTGCTGCCAGACCGCCGTCCGCCGAGCGCACCGCGAAGCCGCTCAGCCGTAGGCCGCGCTCCAGCGAGCGGCGGATCGTGTCGTCATCGTCGACCACCAGCACTCTGCCCTGGGTCTCGGCGCCGGCCATCGGTGCGCTCCTCGTACTCTGCACTGCTCTGCCCGTTCCGTCCGGGCCACCGGACGACCGCCACGGTCGCACGCGAGGATGAGAGCGCTCTCAGGAACGCGCTCTCAGGAAAGCCGACCGCAACCGGAGCCGGGTGTCCTGGCGTCTGGGTGGGCAGACTGCCGCGTACGAGGACAAAAGGGGGAGAGGGACATGGGCATCATCAGTTGGATCGTGCTGGGCCTGGTGGCCGGGGCCATCGCCAAGCTGCTGCTGCCCGGGCGCGACCCGGGCGGCCTCATCATCACCACGCTGATCGGCATCGCCGGGTCGTTCGTCGGTGGCTGGCTCTCGGTGCGCTTCCTGCACCGGCCGGTCGCCCACCACTTCTACGACCCGGCCACCTGGGGCTCGGCCATCGCGGGCTCACTGGTGCTGCTGATCATCTACCGGCTGGTCTTCGGCAACTCCCGTAGGTAGCTCGGCCGTAGGTGGATCGGCGATTGTCAGCGCACGACAGCGGGGGCGGGCCATCGGGCCCGCCCCCGCCGTGCCGTGGGGCCGCCGTGCCGAGGTCGGTTCGGCACGGAGTTCAGCGTCGGATCAGCTGGCGTTCAGCGCCGTGTCGTCGACCACGAAGCTGGTCTGCTGCGAGGAGGAGTTCTCCACGCCGTTGAACTTCAGCGTCACGCTCTTGCCGGCGAACGCGGAGAGGTCGAAGCTCTCCTGGACGTAGCCGCTGTTGGCGTTCAGGTTGGAGTAGGTGGCCAGGGTGGTGGAGTTGGCCGTGACGGTCAGCTTGTCGGCCGCGGTCGAACCGGTCTTGTCGGTGTCGATGTGCAGCCAGAAGCTGAAGTTGGCCTTGCAGCCGGCCGGGACGGTCACCGTCTGCGAAAGGGTGTCGGTGTGCGCGGCGCCGTAGCCGTCCAGCCAGGCGTCGTAGTTGCCGGAGTGGGCCGGCTCGGAGACGGTGTCACTGTTGATCACGCCGGCGGTGGCGGTCCACGGCGTGGCGCTGCCGGTCTCGAAGCCGGGGTTGCCGAGCAGCTGGCCCGGGCTCGGGCAGCCGCCGCCGGAGCCGCCGACCGTCCAGCCGAAGGTGGTGGAGCCGCTGGCACCGGTCGAGTCGGTGACGGTGACGGTCACCGAGTAGCTGCCCGCGGTGCTGGCGGTGCCGCTGATCAGGCCGGTGCTGGAGTTGATGGACAGGCCGGTGGGCAGGCCGGTGGCGGCGTAGCTCAGGGTCTGGCCGGAGGCGCTGTCACTGGCCTTGATCTGCAGACTGGCCGCGCTGCCCGTGCTGGTGGACTGGCTGCCCGGGTTGCTGACGCTCACCGTGTTGCCACCGGTGCTGCCGCCGGAGCTGAACGCGGCGGTCCCGTTCGGGGTGCCCCAGCCGGTCGGGCCGTCGTAGCCGGGGCCCGCGGTGCACAGGTAGGTCGGCGAGCAGGTGCCGTTGTTGCCGCTGGTGACGTCGTTCAGCGCGCTGGTGTGCGCGTACGGGTACGAGGCCGGGTCGGTGTTCGCGGCCGGGGTGCCGGCCAGCGCGTACACCGAGGCGATGATCGGGGAGGAGGCGCTGGTGCCGCCGTAGACCGCCCAGCCCGTGCCGCCGTAGGTCTGGTAGACCGCGACGCCGGTGGCCGGGTCGGCGACCGCGGAGACGTCGGCGACGGTGCGGTTGCTGCAGCCGCTGTCGGTCTGCCAGCTCGGCTTGGGGTCGTAGGCCGAGCAGCCGGAGCCGGTGCCCTCGGTGCTGCTGGTGTTCCACACGCTCTCGCTCCAGCCGCGCGCGCTGGAGTCCTTGGTCAGCGAGGTGCCGCCGACCGCGGTGACGTACTGCGAGGAGGCCGGGTACTCGGCGCCGTAGCCGCCGTCACCCGCGGAGACCGTGATGGCCACGCCGGGGTGGTCGAAGTACTGGGTGTCCGAGGTGGTGTCGGTGGAGTCCTCGGAGCCGCCGTAGCTGTTGGAGACGAACTTGGCGCCCTGCGCGACGGCCTGGTTGACCGCGGTGCCCAGGTCGCTCATGTTCGCCGAGGTGGCCTCGACCAGCAGGATGTGGCAGTTCGGGCAGACGGCGCTGACCATGTCGAGGTCGAGCGAGATCTCACCGGCCCAGCCGGTGTCGCCGGTCGGGTAGTTGGTCCCGCCGTTCTCGTCGATCTTCTTGAAGCAGCCGTTCGCCGTGGTGCAGGCCGGCAGCCCGTAGGTGGAGCGGTAGGTGGCCAGGTCCGACTCGGCGTTCGGGTCGTCCTGGGCGTCCACGATCCCGACCGTCTCGCCGGAGCCTGCCGCGGTGGGCAGGTTGTAGGCGCTGTCCAGGTCACTGGGGCCGAAGCCGGACGGGGCGGCGTTCGGGGAGATCGCGTGCGGCTCGGCCACGTCGGTGCGGGCCAGTGCGAGACAGGCCATCTGACCCGGGTGCGTCGGCTCGGCGCAGACCCGCTTGACGGCGACGTGGTCGCTCGCGGTGCTCTGGGGGGTGGCCGCCTGCGCGGTCGGCGCGAGCAGGCCCAGGGCGACCAGCGTCGCCGATGGCAGCAGGGCGGTCAGCGCGCGCAGTCTGCGCGTGCGTGGACCGGCCGTGGAGTGTGTGCGCAAGATTGAACCCTCCGTGGGGGTCGGGGCGCGCCCGGCCGGTCCGGGATGCGACCGGCGGATGGGTGGGCCCGGTGCTGGTGGATCTCGGCACGTGCGGACGGCTCGACGACTCGTGGCCGCGAGCCGGGTTTTCACCGCGCACGGGCGCATGCCGTGGCGGCTCAGGGGAGAAGCGACGCGCTGATCTGGACGACGCGCCGGGCCGCCGACCGCGGACCGGGCACGTGGGTGGGGCAGTGAGCGCGCGAAACGAGGGGCCGACGACCGTCCGGCACCGAACACCGTGCAGAGTGTCGCGAGCATGACAGCAGAAGGCCCCACACCTGTCCCGCCGTTCGTGGCTGGGCTGGTGTGGGGCAGACGCTAGTGCGCGTTCACGTCAAGCGGCAAGGTGCGGGCGGCATCCTTTACCTGCTCGAAACGCTCAACTCATATGAAGAATGGAGTAGTTCGCGATCGACTGGTTGACCCACCGTCACCTTCCGGTGCTACCGGGCTTCGGTTCGGTGGCCCCCCAGGGGCCGCGCAGGCCGGCGTGCAGCAGGGCCCAGAGCGCCTCGAAGTCGGCCTTCGAGCGGCGCTCGTCGGCCCACTCGGCGGCATAGCCGGGGTCGTGGAAGTGCGCGGTGGCCTGGAACACCGCGCGCGCCGTGGGCCCGACCGGCACCGGGCTGAACTCGCCCTGCCAGACGCCGTCCTGGACGATGTGCGCGATCTGCTCGGTGAGCGTCTGCAGGTGCCCGTCCACCGTGCCGCTGTGCTCGGCCACCAGGGTCAGGTAGGTGGCGAACAGCTCCGGGTCGACCAGCGCCTTCTTGCGCTTGGCGGCGAACAGGGTGGTCAGCCAGCGGTGCAGCCGCTCGCCGGCCGGGCCGGTCTCGATGCTGATCGAGTGCAGGCTCTCGTGCTCCTGGTCCAGCCAGCGTTGGGTGACCGCCTCGCGCAGCGCGGCCTTGCTGGGGAAGTGGCGGTAGACGCTGCCGTGACTGACCCCGAGCGAGCGGGCGATGTCGACCACGGTGGCCTTGGCCGGGCCGAACCGCCGCAGGACGTCCTCCGCCGCGCTCAGGATCTGCTCGGGGGTGAGTGTGGTCTCGGGGGTCACGGGGTGCTACGTCCTTACTGGTCCGGCGGGTGGGGCGGTGGCACTGCCCGGTCGGGCCCCGGGGCGGCGAAGTGCTCCGGGGCCCCGCCGGTCGACTCAGTGCGCGCCGGGCGCGCTCTGCTCGCTGTCGAGGGAGGCCATCTGTGCGGCAGCGTACCGCTCGCCGGCCGCGGCTCCCGCCGGGACGGCCGCCTCGATGGCCGCGAGGTCGGCCGCGTCCAGCTGGACCCGCAGCGAGCCGAGCGCCTCGGTCAGCCGCTCGCGGCGGCGGGCGCCGACCAGCGGCACGATGTCCTCGCCCTGGGCGGCGACCCAGGCGATCGCCACCTGCGCGACGGTGGCGCCCTTGGCCTGGGCGATCGCGCGCAGCGCCTCGACCAGGGAGAGGTTGTGGGTCAGGTTCTCGCCCTGGAAGCGCGGGCTGTGGCC
It includes:
- a CDS encoding putative Ig domain-containing protein; its protein translation is MRTHSTAGPRTRRLRALTALLPSATLVALGLLAPTAQAATPQSTASDHVAVKRVCAEPTHPGQMACLALARTDVAEPHAISPNAAPSGFGPSDLDSAYNLPTAAGSGETVGIVDAQDDPNAESDLATYRSTYGLPACTTANGCFKKIDENGGTNYPTGDTGWAGEISLDLDMVSAVCPNCHILLVEATSANMSDLGTAVNQAVAQGAKFVSNSYGGSEDSTDTTSDTQYFDHPGVAITVSAGDGGYGAEYPASSQYVTAVGGTSLTKDSSARGWSESVWNTSSTEGTGSGCSAYDPKPSWQTDSGCSNRTVADVSAVADPATGVAVYQTYGGTGWAVYGGTSASSPIIASVYALAGTPAANTDPASYPYAHTSALNDVTSGNNGTCSPTYLCTAGPGYDGPTGWGTPNGTAAFSSGGSTGGNTVSVSNPGSQSTSTGSAASLQIKASDSASGQTLSYAATGLPTGLSINSSTGLISGTASTAGSYSVTVTVTDSTGASGSTTFGWTVGGSGGGCPSPGQLLGNPGFETGSATPWTATAGVINSDTVSEPAHSGNYDAWLDGYGAAHTDTLSQTVTVPAGCKANFSFWLHIDTDKTGSTAADKLTVTANSTTLATYSNLNANSGYVQESFDLSAFAGKSVTLKFNGVENSSSQQTSFVVDDTALNAS
- a CDS encoding TetR family transcriptional regulator, coding for MTPETTLTPEQILSAAEDVLRRFGPAKATVVDIARSLGVSHGSVYRHFPSKAALREAVTQRWLDQEHESLHSISIETGPAGERLHRWLTTLFAAKRKKALVDPELFATYLTLVAEHSGTVDGHLQTLTEQIAHIVQDGVWQGEFSPVPVGPTARAVFQATAHFHDPGYAAEWADERRSKADFEALWALLHAGLRGPWGATEPKPGSTGR
- a CDS encoding sensor histidine kinase, producing the protein MRLATRIAIWAAVLLPLLVLATSALLLGLVTHDLRNEQDAKLRDRAQVELPYVRAYLNADHQGRSRVEQNQHQKVLGAALDVGIKVADASGNELLAEGQLPAAVALPPATTNAAGPVTVRAAGRAWRVLARPVVGANPGTLWVAAPASATASQVSAVRGRIILVTLLAAPIAGLLAYGLARRATAPLSRLGRRAAALDPQAGAADFDHRHSGIGEVDELAAALTSALARYDDQAARTAQALETARSFSAAASHELRTPLMGLQTNLDVLSAHPDLPAADRAEILADLRADHRRLLDLLTALRTLARGDLVEQEAFGPLDLAEPVTAAIGELRRRWPELDLTVDLPNPGGPAAGLRVYGWEAGLRIVCDNLLLNAAVHGHLPGQPARVAVALHREADHAVLTVDDAGPGIAQAERAAVFDRFHRRRDSPGSGLGLTLVAQQVALHRGSVTVTTPPGTTPPGGTGCRFEVRLPLVSPEALTLPLPARRDWIGATG
- a CDS encoding response regulator transcription factor, translated to MAGAETQGRVLVVDDDDTIRRSLERGLRLSGFAVRSADGGLAALELLAADPPDVLVLDVSMPDLAGTEVCRRLREQGSDIPVLMLSALDELADRVAGLQAGADDYLVKPFALEELVLRLRALLRRRPPIGDGVLRVGPLEIAPATREVRRDGEPVRLTRREFELLEHLARNAGLVLSRDQLLDRVWGYDFEVRTDAVDTFVSYLRRKLEEGGRSRLIHTVRGVGFVLRIPGPDGAAAAGTGAAR
- a CDS encoding GlsB/YeaQ/YmgE family stress response membrane protein, which translates into the protein MGIISWIVLGLVAGAIAKLLLPGRDPGGLIITTLIGIAGSFVGGWLSVRFLHRPVAHHFYDPATWGSAIAGSLVLLIIYRLVFGNSRR